The following proteins are encoded in a genomic region of Gossypium hirsutum isolate 1008001.06 chromosome D05, Gossypium_hirsutum_v2.1, whole genome shotgun sequence:
- the LOC121217927 gene encoding U-box domain-containing protein 11 yields MEVKRRTARNLVSKLSSVSEQTRTDALCELRLISKHDHDSRPLIADAGAVPYLSETLYGSSPTIQENAAATLLNLSISSRASLMSTRGFLDALSHALSNSPSPTVVQSCAATLHSLLIAEDTYRPIIGSKRDILYTLLSIITDNNAPPRSIKDALKALFGVALYPLNRASLVGLGAVPALVSLIVRDARTGIVEDATAVLAQIAGCEESEEAMRKAGGVRVLGDLLDEGTGASERIRENAVAALLNLARCGGEKGRKEVKEMGAKVMEGITDLTKNGSAKGKTKAAELLKIVVDGYGNQSEVRDFRFNTSSDFMNHSI; encoded by the coding sequence ATGGAAGTTAAACGCCGAACAGCTCGAAACCTCGTATCCAAACTAAGCTCAGTTTCCGAACAGACCCGAACTGATGCTTTGTGCGAACTACGCCTAATTTCCAAACACGATCACGATAGCCGACCCTTGATTGCCGATGCCGGAGCTGTTCCTTACCTTTCTGAAACCCTTTACGGTTCTTCTCCCACCATTCAAGAAAACGCCGCCGCCACTTTGTTGAATCTCTCCATTTCTTCCCGCGCTTCTCTCATGTCCACTCGCGGCTTCCTCGACGCGTTATCGCACGCTCTCAGTAATTCCCCCTCTCCCACTGTGGTCCAGTCCTGCGCCGCCACCCTTCACAGCCTTCTCATTGCCGAGGACACTTACCGTCCGATAATTGGATCCAAACGTGACATTCTTTACACTCTGCTATCTATCATCACTGATAACAACGCGCCGCCTCGGTCGATTAAGGATGCGTTGAAGGCGTTGTTTGGGGTCGCGCTTTACCCGTTGAACCGGGCCAGTTTGGTGGGTCTCGGGGCGGTTCCCGCTCTGGTGTCGTTGATAGTCAGAGACGCGAGgacggggatcgtcgaggatgcGACGGCGGTGCTGGCGCAGATTGCGGGTTGCGAAGAGAGTGAAGAAGCGATGAGGAAGGCGGGTGGGGTTAGGGTGTTGGGCGATTTGTTGGATGAAGGGACTGGAGCCAGTGAAAGAATAAGGGAAAACGCGGTGGCGGCTCTGTTGAACTTGGCGCGCTGCGGCGGCGAGAAGGGGAGGAAAGAAGTGAAAGAAATGGGGGCTAAAGTGATGGAAGGAATTACTGACTTGACGAAGAATGGAAGTGCTAAAGGGAAGACCAAAGCAGCGGAATTGCTGAAAATCGTTGTTGATGGATATGGGAACCAAAGTGAAGTGAGGGATTTTAGGTTCAATACTTCCTCTGATTTCATGAATCATTCTATATGA
- the LOC107904806 gene encoding calvin cycle protein CP12-3, chloroplastic: MATLRFNSLTGTLEKNPTSSFSSNPRLSWAYFQCNNKGERRASRMTVKAMGAAKYKGTQMREKKLTEMIEKKVTEAKQVCEGDETSDECKVAWDEVEEVSQAKADLRLRLEIEKKDPLESFCQENPETEECKIYED; the protein is encoded by the coding sequence ATGGCAACTCTAAGGTTTAACTCACTGACAGGGACCCTAGAAAAGAACCCGACATCATCTTTTTCTTCAAATCCAAGGCTGTCTTGGGCTTACTTTCAGTGTAATAACAAAGGTGAAAGAAGGGCATCGAGAATGACAGTCAAAGCAATGGGAGCAGCCAAATACAAAGGAACTCAAATGAGGGAAAAGAAGCTAACTGAGATGATTGAGAAAAAAGTTACAGAAGCTAAGCAAGTTTGTGAAGGAGATGAGACATCTGATGAGTGCAAAGTTGCTTGGGACGAGGTCGAAGAGGTAAGTCAAGCTAAGGCTGATCTTAGGCTTAGActtgaaatagaaaagaaagatcCTTTGGAGTCGTTTTGCCAGGAAAATCCTGAGACTGAAGAGTGTAAGATCTATGAAGATTGA
- the LOC107904807 gene encoding F-box protein PP2-A12: MGASFSALFIDQDGVSSSSPCLGDLPESCVASIIQHLDPPEICKLAKLNRAFSAASWADFVWESKLPPNYHILVHKILGFVPQNLGKRDIYTRLCRPNTFDGGTKKVWLHKSTGGVCMSISSKGLQITGIDDRRYWNHIPTNESRFHSIAYLRQIWWFEVNGEVEFPFPVGTYSVFFRLQLGRAWGFGRGICDPEQVHGWDIKPVRFQLWTSGDKHSTWECSLSEAGKWFHYHVGDFNVENPSSSTKIKLSMSQIDCTHTKGGLCLDSVVICPSAFRERLEHKGFLKCTKPCCRMLHSI; this comes from the exons ATGGGTGCTAGTTTCTCTGCTTTGTTCATCGACCAAGATGGCGTATCATCATCTTCACCCTGTTTGGGCGACTTACCAGAGAGTTGTGTGGCATCAATTATTCAGCATTTGGATCCTCCGGAGATATGTAAACTTGCAAAGTTGAACCGAGCATTTAGTGCTGCTTCTTGGGCTGATTTTGTTTGGGAATCCAAATTGCCACCTAATTATCATATTCTTGTTCATAAAATTCTGGGTTTTGTGCCTCAAAACTTGGGTAAACGAGACATTTATACAAGGCTATGTCGACCTAATACTTTTGATGGTGGCACCAAG AAAGTATGGCTGCATAAGAGCACAGGTGGTGTTTGTATGTCAATTTCTTCAAAGGGATTACAAATAACGGGGATTGATGATCGAAGATACTGGAATCATATTCCTACTAATGAATCCAG GTTCCACTCAATTGCGTATCTTCGGCAAATCTGGTGGTTCGAAGTCAACGGGGAGGTAGAATTCCCGTTTCCGGTGGGAACTTATAGTGTTTTCTTTCGACTACAGCTCGGCCGTGCATGGGGTTTCGGTCGAGGAATTTGCGACCCCGAGCAGGTCCACGGTTGGGATATAAAACCCGTAAGGTTTCAGCTATGGACATCAGGTGATAAGCATAGCACATGGGAGTGCAGTTTGAGTGAAGCAGGCAAATGGTTTCACTACCATGTGGGAGACTTCAACGTTGAGAATCCCAGTTCATCAACAAAGATAAAGTTATCAATGTCTCAAATCGATTGCACACATACAAAAGGTGGTCTATGCTTAGACTCAGTTGTCATATGTCCAAGTGCATTTAGAGAAAGACTAGAACACAAAGGATTTCTAAAGTGCACCAAACCCTGTTGTCGTATGCTCCACTCTATTTAA
- the LOC107904805 gene encoding mitotic spindle checkpoint protein BUBR1 produces the protein MDPETEFLSSKRQTGNEWELFKENVRPLKRGRNVDLLNHALKAHTNDQLKKSLLENRRRLIEAIDEYQGDDPLQPWLDCIKWVQEAFPPGGDFSGLVLIYEQCVRAFWHSDRYKDDLRYLKVWLEYAEHCSDAEVIYSFLDANDIGKTHSAYYIAYALHMESKSKMKAANDILNLGISSNAQPIEKLRDAYKKFLARSMRRPNATEEELKEDDLPVRSFGTVLARGESQRQAIKTFELGRNKLKQDQVHRTPLSIYNDTNMDVMRGHHSKPSTGSNSWHTLGGRAERNKENNAMPAKWTSHKIPQRPVPRIVGAVASAQIEVFVDEECEEKPKVHDEKDRTSSLQLRELDGRNIKKETELLRENPLRNFPSNSLPR, from the exons ATGGATCCAGAGACCGAGTTCCTTTCATCGAAACGACAAACGGGAAACGAATGGGAACTCTTCAAAGAAAACGTGAGACCTTTGAAGAGAGGCCGAAACGTCGATCTCTTAAACCACGCTCTCAAAGCTCACACCAATGATCAACTCAAGAAATCTCTCCTTGAAAACCGAAG GAGATTGATTGAGGCAATAGATGAGTACCAAGGAGACGATCCTCTCCAGCCTTGGCTTGA TTGCATTAAATGGGTTCAAGAGGCATTCCCACCAGGTGGAGACTTCTCAGGACTGGTATTGATCTATGAGCAATGCGTTCGTGCTTTCTGGCATTCGGATCGTTATAAAGATGATCTCCGCTACCTCAAAGTTTGGTTGGAATAT GCTGAGCATTGTAGTGATGCTGAGGTCATTTATAGTTTTCTTGATGCCAATGATATTGGGAAGACACATTCAGCTTACTATATAGCATATGCTTTGCACATGGAGTCCAAGTCTAAGATGAAAGCAGCAAATGATATACTCAATCTTGGGATATCCAG TAATGCTCAACCAATAGAGAAGCTGAGGGATGCATACAAGAAATTTCTTGCTCGCTCAATGAGAAGACCTAATGCTACTGAG GAAGAGTTGAAGGAAGATGACTTACCAGTCCGAAGTTTCGGAACTGTCTTGGCCAGGGGAGAGAGTC AAAGGCAGGCCATCAAAACTTTTGAGCTTGGCAGAAACAAGTTGAAGCAAGATCA GGTGCACCGAACTCCATTATCTATTTACAATGATACAAATATGGATGTCATGAGGGGTCATCACTCTAAGCCAAGTACCGGTTCAAACTCTTGGCACACTCTTGGAGGTAGAGCTgagagaaacaaagaaaataatgcTATGCCTGCAAAGTGGACATCACACAAG ATTCCGCAGAGACCTGTGCCTAGAATCGTAGGGGCTGTTGCAAGTGCTCAAATTGAAGTTTTTGTTGATGAGGAATGTGAAGA AAAGCCAAAAGTGCATGATGAGAAGGACAGAACTTCAAGTCTGCAACTGAGAGAGTTGGACGGCAGAAACATAAAAAA GGAAACTGAATTACTTAGGGAGAACCCATTGCGAAATTTCCCTTCAAATAGTCTACCTAGATGA